One genomic window of Quadrisphaera setariae includes the following:
- a CDS encoding DNA-directed RNA polymerase subunit beta' yields MLDVNFFDEIRIGLATADSIRTWSHGEVKKPETINYRTLKPEKDGLFCEKIFGPTRDWECYCGKYKRVRFKGIICERCGVEVTRAKVRRERMGHIELAAPVTHIWYFKGVPSRLGYLLDLAPKDLEKVIYFAAYMITWVDDESRSRDLPSLQAQMDVEKKQVADRRDSDVEARAQKLEADLAELEAEGAKGDVRRRLRESAEREMNAIRRRADAEIERLTQVWDRFAKLKVADLEGDEVLYRELRDRYGLYFEGGMGAAAIQKRLASFDLEAEAESLRETIATGKGQRKTRALKRLKVVSAFLTTTNSPLGMVLDAVPVIPPDLRPMVQLDGGRFATSDLNDLYRRVINRNNRLKRLLDLGAPEIIVNNEKRMLQEAVDALFDNGRRGRPVTGPGNRPLKSLSDMLKGKQGRFRQNLLGKRVDYSGRSVIVVGPQLKLHQCGLPKPMALELFKPFVMKRLVDLNHAQNIKSAKRMVERARPVVWDVLEEVITEHPVLLNRAPTLHRLGIQAFEPQLVEGKAIHLHPLVCGAFNADFDGDQMAVHLPLSAEAQAEARVLMLSSNNILKPADGRPVTMPTQDMVIGLFHLTSVVEGGTGEGRTFGSVSEAIMAFDAKTLDLGAKVRIRLQGVVPPAGAPVPEGWTQGDPLVLETTLGRTLFNEALPTDYRFVDAVVDKKQLSAIVNDLAERYPKVQVAATLDALKSAGFHWATRSGTTIAISDLVSPDNKQAILEEHEARAEKVQQQYEAGLITNDERRQELIEIWTVGTNRVAEDLESSIDPKNTIFRMVTSGARGNWMQMRQIGGMKGLVANPRGEIIPRPVKSSFREGLSVLEFFISTHGARKGLADTALRTADSGYLTRRLVDVSQDVIVREDDCGTSRGLTLPIGTRGQDGVLRLLDTVETSVYARTLAAAVTVDGEVLADAGADVGDVLIDALVARGVEEVKIRSVLTCESKVGTCALCYGRSLATGKLVDIGEAVGIIAAQSIGEPGTQLTMRTFHVGGVASEGGDITHGLPRVQELFEARTPKGQAPIVEAVGRVSIEDAERTRRITITPDDGSEEVSHLVSKRARLLVADGQRVEVGQQVVQGSVDPKQVLRILGPRAVQKHLVDEVQAVYRSQGVGIHDKHIEVIVRQMLRRVTIIDSGDAELLPGELAERGRFESENRRVVAEGGTPAAGRPELMGITKASLATESWLSAASFQETTRVLTEAALNGRSDPLLGLKENVILGKLIPAGTGLARYRDVKVEPTEEAKAAMYAIPSYDDSDYEGYFGAGSGQAVPLEEYDIGGYGR; encoded by the coding sequence GTGCTCGACGTCAACTTCTTCGACGAGATCCGCATCGGCCTGGCCACCGCCGACTCGATCCGCACCTGGAGCCACGGCGAGGTCAAGAAGCCGGAGACCATCAACTACCGCACGCTCAAGCCGGAGAAGGACGGGCTCTTCTGCGAGAAGATCTTCGGTCCCACCCGGGACTGGGAGTGCTACTGCGGCAAGTACAAGCGCGTCCGGTTCAAGGGCATCATCTGCGAGCGCTGCGGCGTCGAGGTCACCCGCGCCAAGGTGCGCCGCGAGCGGATGGGCCACATCGAGCTCGCCGCCCCCGTGACCCACATCTGGTACTTCAAGGGCGTCCCGAGCCGGCTCGGGTACCTCCTCGACCTCGCCCCGAAGGACCTCGAGAAGGTCATCTACTTCGCGGCCTACATGATCACCTGGGTGGACGACGAGTCGCGCTCTCGCGACCTGCCGTCGCTGCAGGCGCAGATGGACGTCGAGAAGAAGCAGGTCGCCGACCGTCGTGACAGCGACGTCGAAGCGCGTGCGCAGAAGCTCGAGGCCGACCTCGCCGAGCTGGAGGCCGAGGGCGCCAAGGGCGACGTGCGCCGCCGCCTGCGTGAGTCGGCCGAGCGCGAGATGAACGCGATCCGCCGCCGCGCCGACGCCGAGATCGAGCGCCTCACCCAGGTCTGGGACCGCTTCGCCAAGCTCAAGGTCGCCGACCTCGAGGGCGACGAGGTGCTCTACCGCGAGCTGCGCGACCGCTACGGCCTCTACTTCGAGGGCGGGATGGGCGCTGCGGCCATCCAGAAGCGACTGGCCTCCTTCGACCTCGAGGCCGAGGCGGAGTCGCTGCGCGAGACCATCGCCACCGGCAAGGGGCAGCGCAAGACCCGCGCGCTCAAGCGCCTCAAGGTGGTCTCGGCGTTCCTGACGACCACCAACTCCCCGCTCGGCATGGTGCTGGACGCGGTCCCGGTCATCCCGCCGGACCTGCGCCCGATGGTCCAGCTGGACGGTGGCCGCTTCGCGACCTCCGACCTCAACGACCTGTACCGCCGCGTCATCAACCGGAACAACCGCCTCAAGCGGCTCCTCGACCTCGGCGCGCCCGAGATCATCGTCAACAACGAGAAGCGGATGCTGCAGGAGGCCGTCGACGCGCTGTTCGACAACGGCCGCCGCGGCCGCCCGGTCACCGGGCCGGGCAACCGTCCGCTGAAGTCGCTGTCCGACATGCTCAAGGGCAAGCAGGGCCGGTTCCGCCAGAACCTGCTCGGCAAGCGCGTCGACTACTCGGGTCGCTCGGTCATCGTCGTCGGGCCCCAGCTCAAGCTGCACCAGTGCGGCCTGCCCAAGCCGATGGCGCTGGAGCTCTTCAAGCCCTTCGTCATGAAGCGGCTCGTCGACCTCAACCACGCGCAGAACATCAAGTCGGCCAAGCGCATGGTCGAGCGCGCGCGCCCCGTCGTGTGGGACGTCCTCGAAGAGGTCATCACCGAGCACCCGGTGCTGCTGAACCGCGCGCCCACGCTGCACCGCCTCGGCATCCAGGCCTTCGAGCCCCAGCTGGTCGAGGGCAAGGCGATCCACCTGCACCCGCTGGTCTGCGGCGCGTTCAACGCCGACTTCGACGGCGACCAGATGGCCGTGCACCTGCCGCTGAGCGCAGAGGCGCAGGCCGAGGCCCGCGTGCTCATGCTCTCCAGCAACAACATCCTCAAGCCGGCGGACGGCCGTCCGGTGACGATGCCCACCCAGGACATGGTCATCGGCCTGTTCCACCTCACCTCGGTGGTCGAGGGCGGCACCGGGGAGGGGCGCACCTTCGGCTCGGTCTCCGAGGCGATCATGGCGTTCGACGCCAAGACCCTGGACCTGGGCGCCAAGGTCCGCATCCGCCTCCAGGGCGTCGTGCCCCCGGCCGGTGCGCCGGTGCCGGAGGGGTGGACGCAGGGCGACCCGCTCGTCCTGGAGACCACGCTCGGCCGCACGCTGTTCAACGAGGCCCTGCCGACGGACTACCGGTTCGTCGACGCCGTGGTGGACAAGAAGCAGCTGTCGGCGATCGTCAACGACCTCGCTGAGCGCTACCCCAAGGTGCAGGTGGCCGCGACGCTGGACGCGCTGAAGTCGGCCGGCTTCCACTGGGCGACCCGGTCAGGCACGACCATCGCCATCTCCGACCTGGTCTCGCCGGACAACAAGCAGGCGATCCTGGAGGAGCACGAGGCCCGCGCCGAGAAGGTGCAGCAGCAGTACGAGGCCGGCCTGATCACCAACGACGAGCGGCGCCAGGAGCTCATCGAGATCTGGACCGTCGGCACCAACCGCGTCGCCGAGGACCTCGAGTCCTCCATCGACCCGAAGAACACCATCTTCCGGATGGTCACCTCGGGCGCGCGAGGCAACTGGATGCAGATGCGCCAGATCGGTGGCATGAAGGGCCTCGTGGCGAACCCGCGCGGCGAGATCATCCCGCGCCCGGTGAAGTCGTCCTTCCGCGAGGGCCTGTCCGTGCTGGAGTTCTTCATCTCCACCCACGGCGCCCGCAAGGGCCTGGCGGACACCGCTCTGCGGACCGCCGACTCGGGCTACCTGACCCGTCGACTGGTGGACGTGTCGCAGGACGTCATCGTCCGCGAGGACGACTGCGGCACCTCGCGCGGCCTCACGCTGCCGATCGGCACGCGGGGCCAGGACGGCGTGCTGCGCCTGCTGGACACGGTGGAGACGAGCGTCTACGCCCGCACCCTGGCCGCCGCGGTCACGGTGGACGGCGAGGTGCTGGCCGACGCCGGCGCTGACGTCGGTGACGTGCTCATCGACGCCCTGGTCGCCCGCGGCGTCGAGGAGGTGAAGATCCGCTCGGTCCTCACCTGCGAGTCCAAGGTGGGCACCTGCGCGCTCTGCTACGGCCGTTCGCTGGCCACCGGCAAGCTCGTGGACATCGGCGAGGCCGTCGGCATCATCGCCGCCCAGTCCATCGGCGAGCCCGGCACGCAGCTGACGATGCGCACCTTCCACGTGGGTGGTGTCGCCTCCGAGGGCGGTGACATCACGCACGGCCTCCCGCGCGTGCAGGAGCTCTTCGAGGCCCGGACCCCCAAGGGCCAGGCACCGATCGTGGAGGCCGTCGGCCGCGTGTCCATCGAGGACGCCGAGCGCACCCGCCGCATCACGATCACCCCGGACGACGGGTCCGAGGAGGTCTCGCACCTCGTGAGCAAGCGCGCGCGCCTGCTCGTGGCCGACGGCCAGCGCGTCGAGGTGGGCCAGCAGGTCGTGCAGGGGTCCGTCGACCCCAAGCAGGTGCTGCGCATCCTCGGTCCGCGCGCGGTGCAGAAGCACCTGGTGGACGAGGTGCAGGCCGTGTACCGCAGCCAGGGCGTGGGCATCCACGACAAGCACATCGAGGTCATCGTGCGGCAGATGCTGCGCCGCGTGACGATCATCGACTCCGGTGACGCCGAGCTGCTGCCCGGCGAGCTGGCCGAGCGCGGCCGGTTCGAGTCGGAGAACCGCCGCGTCGTGGCGGAGGGCGGCACGCCGGCCGCGGGTCGCCCCGAGCTCATGGGCATCACCAAGGCGTCCCTGGCGACGGAGTCGTGGCTGTCCGCGGCCTCGTTCCAGGAGACGACCCGCGTGCTCACCGAGGCCGCCCTGAACGGGCGCAGCGACCCGCTGCTCGGCCTCAAGGAGAACGTCATCCTGGGCAAGCTCATCCCGGCGGGCACCGGACTGGCGCGCTACCGCGACGTCAAGGTGGAGCCCACGGAGGAGGCGAAGGCCGCGATGTACGCGATCCCGAGCTACGACGACTCCGACTACGAGGGCTACTTCGGTGCGGGTTCCGGCCAGGCCGTGCCCCTCGAGGAGTACGACATCGGCGGCTACGGCCGCTGA
- the rpsL gene encoding 30S ribosomal protein S12, with protein MPTIQQLVRKGRQDKATKTKTPALKGSPQRRGVCTRVYTTTPKKPNSALRKVARVRLSSQVEVTAYIPGEGHNLQEHSIVLVRGGRVKDLPGVRYKIVRGALDTQAVKNRKQARSRYGAKKGN; from the coding sequence GTGCCCACCATCCAGCAGTTGGTCCGCAAGGGCCGCCAGGACAAGGCGACGAAGACCAAGACGCCGGCCCTCAAGGGGAGCCCGCAGCGCCGCGGCGTGTGCACCCGCGTGTACACCACCACCCCGAAGAAGCCGAACTCCGCGCTGCGCAAGGTCGCCCGCGTGCGCCTGTCCAGCCAGGTCGAGGTCACCGCCTACATCCCGGGCGAGGGCCACAACCTCCAGGAGCACTCGATCGTGCTCGTCCGCGGTGGTCGTGTGAAGGACCTCCCCGGCGTCCGCTACAAGATCGTCCGCGGCGCCCTCGACACCCAGGCGGTCAAGAACCGCAAGCAGGCCCGCAGCCGCTACGGCGCGAAGAAGGGGAACTGA
- the rpsG gene encoding 30S ribosomal protein S7 gives MPRKGPAPKRPLVVDPVYGSPLVTQLVNKILVDGKKSVAERIVYGALEGAREKTGGDPVVALKKAMDNVRPALEVKSRRVGGATYQVPIEVRAGRSTTLALRWLTSYARARREKTMTERLMNEIIDASNGLGAAVKRREDTHKMAESNKAFAHYRW, from the coding sequence ATGCCTCGCAAGGGACCGGCCCCGAAGCGGCCGCTCGTCGTCGACCCGGTCTACGGGTCCCCGCTGGTCACCCAGCTCGTCAACAAGATCCTCGTCGACGGCAAGAAGTCCGTCGCTGAGCGCATCGTCTACGGGGCCCTCGAGGGCGCCCGCGAGAAGACCGGTGGCGACCCGGTCGTGGCGCTCAAGAAGGCCATGGACAACGTGCGCCCCGCCCTCGAGGTGAAGTCCCGCCGCGTCGGCGGTGCCACCTACCAGGTGCCGATCGAGGTCCGCGCCGGTCGCTCGACGACGCTCGCGCTGCGCTGGCTGACCAGCTACGCCCGTGCTCGTCGCGAGAAGACGATGACCGAGCGCCTCATGAACGAGATCATCGACGCCAGCAACGGTCTGGGGGCCGCGGTCAAGCGCCGCGAGGACACCCACAAGATGGCCGAGTCGAACAAGGCGTTCGCGCACTACCGCTGGTGA
- the fusA gene encoding elongation factor G produces the protein MALDVLMDLNKVRNFGIMAHIDAGKTTTTERILFYTGINYKIGEVHDGAATMDWMEQEQERGITITSAATTCFWEGTQLNIIDTPGHVDFTVEVERNLRVLDGAVAVFDGKEGVEPQSETVWRQADKYDVPRICFVNKMDKLGADFYFTVQTIKDRLGATPLVIQLPIGSESSFIGCVDLVYNRALVWRGETGKGEAYDIEEIPADLVEKAAEYRHQLIETVAESDEALLEKYLGGEELTPEEIKGAIRKMTISSQLYPVLCGSAFKNKGVQPMLDAVVDYLPTPLDVPSVEGHKPNDEETVLTRAAKYEEPFSALAFKISSHPFFGKLTYIRVYSGRISSGAQVVNSTKGKKERIGKIFQMHSNKENPVDEAAAGHIYAVIGLKDTTTGETLCDPSAPIVLESMTFPEPVISVAIEPKTKADQEKLGTAIQKLAEEDPTFQVQLDEETGQTIIKGMGELHLDILVDRMRREFKVEASVGKPQVAYRETIRRTVEKIDYVHKKQTGGSGQYAKVQLKFEPLDTSDGQMYEFKNAVTGGRVPREYIPSVDAGIQDAMQLGVVAGYPLVGIKATLLDGAYHEVDSSEMAFKVAGSMVLKEGVKKADPVLLEPVMAVEVRTPEDYMGDVIGDLNSRRGQIQAMEDISGAKIVRAQVPLSEMFGYVGDLRSKTQGRAVYTMTFDSYAEVPRNVAEEIIKKARGE, from the coding sequence GTGGCACTCGACGTGCTGATGGACCTCAACAAGGTCCGCAACTTCGGCATCATGGCGCACATCGACGCCGGCAAGACCACGACGACCGAGCGGATCCTCTTCTACACGGGGATCAACTACAAGATCGGCGAGGTCCACGACGGCGCCGCCACGATGGACTGGATGGAGCAGGAGCAGGAGCGGGGCATCACCATCACCTCCGCTGCCACCACCTGCTTCTGGGAGGGCACCCAGCTCAACATCATCGACACGCCCGGCCACGTCGACTTCACGGTCGAGGTCGAGCGCAACCTCCGCGTCCTCGACGGCGCTGTCGCCGTCTTCGACGGCAAGGAGGGCGTCGAGCCCCAGTCCGAGACGGTGTGGCGGCAGGCGGACAAGTACGACGTCCCGCGCATCTGCTTCGTCAACAAGATGGACAAGCTGGGCGCTGACTTCTACTTCACCGTCCAGACCATCAAGGACCGCCTCGGCGCCACGCCGCTGGTGATCCAGCTGCCGATCGGCTCCGAGAGCAGCTTCATCGGCTGCGTCGACCTCGTCTACAACCGCGCCCTCGTGTGGCGCGGCGAGACGGGCAAGGGCGAGGCCTACGACATCGAGGAGATCCCCGCGGACCTCGTCGAGAAGGCGGCGGAGTACCGCCACCAGCTCATCGAGACGGTGGCCGAGTCCGACGAGGCGCTGCTCGAGAAGTACCTCGGCGGCGAGGAGCTGACGCCTGAGGAGATCAAGGGCGCCATCCGCAAGATGACGATCTCGTCGCAGCTCTACCCGGTGCTGTGCGGCTCGGCGTTCAAGAACAAGGGCGTCCAGCCCATGCTCGACGCGGTCGTCGACTACCTGCCGACCCCGCTCGACGTCCCCAGCGTCGAGGGCCACAAGCCGAACGACGAGGAGACCGTGCTCACCCGCGCGGCGAAGTACGAGGAGCCGTTCTCGGCCCTCGCCTTCAAGATCTCCTCGCACCCGTTCTTCGGCAAGCTCACCTACATCCGCGTCTACTCGGGCCGGATCTCCTCGGGCGCCCAGGTCGTCAACTCGACCAAGGGCAAGAAGGAGCGCATCGGGAAGATCTTCCAGATGCACTCCAACAAGGAGAACCCCGTCGACGAGGCGGCCGCCGGTCACATCTACGCGGTCATCGGCCTCAAGGACACGACCACCGGCGAGACGCTCTGCGACCCGTCGGCGCCCATCGTGCTCGAGTCGATGACGTTCCCCGAGCCGGTCATCTCCGTGGCCATCGAGCCCAAGACGAAGGCCGACCAGGAGAAGCTGGGCACCGCGATCCAGAAGCTCGCCGAGGAGGACCCGACCTTCCAGGTCCAGCTCGACGAGGAGACCGGCCAGACCATCATCAAGGGCATGGGCGAGCTCCACCTCGACATCCTGGTCGACCGCATGCGCCGGGAGTTCAAGGTCGAGGCGAGCGTCGGCAAGCCCCAGGTCGCGTACCGCGAGACCATCCGCCGCACGGTGGAGAAGATCGACTACGTGCACAAGAAGCAGACCGGTGGCTCCGGCCAGTACGCGAAGGTCCAGCTCAAGTTCGAGCCCCTGGACACCTCCGACGGCCAGATGTACGAGTTCAAGAACGCCGTCACCGGCGGTCGCGTGCCCCGCGAGTACATCCCCAGCGTCGACGCCGGCATCCAGGACGCGATGCAGCTCGGCGTGGTCGCCGGCTACCCCCTGGTGGGGATCAAGGCCACCCTGCTGGACGGCGCCTACCACGAGGTCGACTCCTCGGAGATGGCGTTCAAGGTCGCTGGGTCGATGGTCCTCAAGGAGGGCGTCAAGAAGGCCGACCCGGTGCTCCTGGAGCCCGTGATGGCCGTTGAGGTGCGCACGCCCGAGGACTACATGGGCGACGTCATCGGTGACCTCAACTCCCGCCGTGGCCAGATCCAGGCCATGGAGGACATCAGCGGCGCGAAGATCGTGCGTGCGCAGGTCCCGCTGTCGGAGATGTTCGGCTACGTCGGCGACCTCCGGTCGAAGACCCAGGGCCGGGCCGTCTACACCATGACGTTCGACAGCTACGCCGAGGTCCCGCGCAACGTGGCCGAGGAGATCATCAAGAAGGCCCGCGGCGAGTGA
- the tuf gene encoding elongation factor Tu, with product MAKAKFERTKPHVNIGTIGHIDHGKTTLTAAISKVLHDKYPDLNPFTPFDQIDKAPEEKQRGITISIAHVEYQTESRHYAHVDCPGHADYIKNMITGAAQMDGAILVVAATDGPMPQTKEHVLLARQVGVPYIVVALNKADMVDDEEILELVEMEVRELLSSYEFPGDDLPVVRVSALKALEGDAEWGEKLLELMDAVDSSIPQPEREVDKPFLMPIEDVFTITGRGTVVTGRIERGILKVNETVEIVGIKTASQSTTVTGIEMFRKLLDEGQAGENVGLLLRGLKREDVERGQVVCKPKSITPHTDFEARVYILSKDEGGRHNPFYSNYRPQFYFRTTDVTGVITLPEGTEMVMPGDNTEMTVALIQPIAMEEGLRFAIREGGRTVGAGQVVKIIK from the coding sequence GTGGCCAAGGCCAAGTTCGAGCGGACCAAGCCCCACGTCAACATCGGGACGATCGGGCACATCGACCACGGCAAGACGACGCTCACCGCGGCGATCTCCAAGGTCCTGCACGACAAGTACCCGGACCTGAACCCCTTCACGCCGTTCGACCAGATCGACAAGGCGCCGGAGGAGAAGCAGCGCGGCATCACGATCTCGATCGCGCACGTCGAGTACCAGACCGAGTCGCGCCACTACGCGCACGTCGACTGCCCCGGGCACGCCGACTACATCAAGAACATGATCACCGGCGCGGCTCAGATGGACGGCGCGATCCTCGTGGTCGCCGCCACCGACGGCCCGATGCCGCAGACCAAGGAGCACGTGCTCCTGGCCCGCCAGGTCGGCGTCCCCTACATCGTGGTGGCGCTGAACAAGGCCGACATGGTCGACGACGAGGAGATCCTCGAGCTCGTCGAGATGGAGGTCCGCGAGCTGCTGTCCTCCTACGAGTTCCCGGGTGACGACCTGCCCGTCGTCCGCGTCTCGGCGCTGAAGGCGCTCGAGGGCGACGCCGAGTGGGGCGAGAAGCTCCTCGAGCTCATGGATGCGGTGGACTCGTCCATCCCGCAGCCCGAGCGCGAGGTCGACAAGCCGTTCCTCATGCCCATCGAGGACGTCTTCACGATCACCGGCCGCGGCACCGTCGTGACCGGTCGCATCGAGCGCGGCATCCTCAAGGTCAACGAGACCGTCGAGATCGTCGGCATCAAGACCGCGTCGCAGTCCACGACCGTGACCGGCATCGAGATGTTCCGCAAGCTGCTCGACGAGGGCCAGGCCGGCGAGAACGTCGGTCTGCTGCTCCGCGGCCTCAAGCGCGAGGACGTCGAGCGCGGCCAGGTCGTCTGCAAGCCGAAGTCGATCACCCCCCACACCGACTTCGAGGCGCGCGTCTACATCCTGTCCAAGGACGAGGGTGGCCGTCACAACCCGTTCTACTCGAACTACCGTCCGCAGTTCTACTTCCGGACGACCGACGTCACCGGCGTCATCACGCTGCCCGAGGGCACCGAGATGGTCATGCCGGGCGACAACACCGAGATGACCGTGGCCCTGATCCAGCCCATCGCCATGGAGGAGGGCCTGCGCTTCGCCATCCGCGAGGGTGGCCGCACCGTGGGCGCCGGCCAGGTCGTCAAGATCATCAAGTGA
- the rpsJ gene encoding 30S ribosomal protein S10, with product MAGQKIRIRLKSYDHEVIDSSARKIVDTVSNAGATVVGPVPLPTEKNVYVVIRSPHKYKDSREQFEMRTHKRLIDIIDPTPKAVDSLMRLDLPADVNIEIKL from the coding sequence ATGGCGGGACAGAAGATCCGCATCCGGCTGAAGTCGTACGACCACGAGGTCATCGACAGCTCCGCGCGCAAGATCGTCGACACGGTCAGCAACGCCGGCGCGACGGTGGTCGGCCCCGTGCCGCTGCCGACCGAGAAGAACGTGTACGTCGTCATCCGCTCGCCGCACAAGTACAAGGACAGCCGCGAGCAGTTCGAGATGCGCACGCACAAGCGTCTGATCGACATCATCGACCCGACGCCGAAGGCGGTCGACTCGCTGATGCGCCTCGACCTCCCCGCGGACGTCAACATCGAGATCAAGCTCTGA
- the rplC gene encoding 50S ribosomal protein L3, whose protein sequence is MSTTTDARRRVAGLLGTKLGMTQVWDEAGRLVPVTVIQAGPCVVTQVRTPETDGYDAVQIAFGAIDPRKVNKPLSGHFEKAGTTPRRHVAELRTPDAGQYSAGQELTVELFSAGQRVDVGGTTRGKGFAGVMKRHGFAGVSASHGAHRNHRKPGSIGGCATPGRVFKGLRMAGRMGGERQTTQNLLVHAVDAERGYVLVKGAVPGPRGAVVVLKTAAKAAQEG, encoded by the coding sequence ATGAGCACGACCACCGACGCGCGCCGCCGCGTCGCGGGCCTGCTGGGCACCAAGCTCGGGATGACCCAGGTCTGGGACGAGGCCGGTCGCCTCGTGCCCGTGACCGTCATCCAGGCGGGCCCGTGCGTGGTGACGCAGGTGCGCACCCCCGAGACCGACGGCTACGACGCGGTCCAGATCGCCTTCGGCGCGATCGACCCCCGCAAGGTCAACAAGCCGCTGTCCGGCCACTTCGAGAAGGCCGGCACCACCCCCCGCCGCCACGTTGCCGAGCTGCGCACGCCCGACGCCGGGCAGTACTCGGCCGGCCAGGAGCTGACCGTCGAGCTGTTCAGCGCCGGCCAGCGCGTGGACGTGGGCGGAACGACCCGCGGCAAGGGCTTCGCCGGTGTCATGAAGCGCCACGGCTTCGCCGGTGTCTCGGCCAGCCACGGTGCGCACCGCAACCACCGCAAGCCGGGTTCCATCGGTGGCTGCGCCACCCCCGGCCGCGTCTTCAAGGGCCTGCGCATGGCCGGCCGCATGGGCGGCGAGCGCCAGACCACGCAGAACCTGCTCGTCCACGCCGTCGACGCCGAGCGCGGCTACGTGCTCGTCAAGGGCGCCGTCCCGGGCCCGCGCGGCGCCGTCGTCGTCCTCAAGACCGCGGCCAAGGCCGCTCAGGAGGGCTGA